A part of Bacteroidota bacterium genomic DNA contains:
- a CDS encoding sodium:solute symporter: MLGIAFYTSRGASNESFFIGKKSSKWYLVAYGMIGTSLSGVTFMSVPGRVDANHFRYLQIVIGYVLGYIVVAKVLLPLYYRLNLTSIYTYLDERFGKTTHKTGAAFFLLSRTLGASLRIYLVLYVLQKFMMDEINVPFFFTTFIILLMILLYTFKGGVKTIVWTDTLQTTFMVLALVMTIYLINSELKFSFGSLMSTLQDKDYTEMFSFDWKSKSFFLKQIIGGAFITIAMTGLDQEMMQKNISIRTLGEAQKNMYSFSAVLFLVNILFLILGGALYVFASAKNISLPAQTDDIFPIVALNYLPPVAGLVFIIGLISALFPSADGAMTALTSSFCIDVLGFNERKDWSEEQKQQRRKLVHISVAFIFLVIILICKAINNKAIIDLVLDLASYTYGPLLGLFMFGVLTKRKVTDKLVPVVCVLSPVLSFVLNLVSDKIIPGYYIGLELLLINGLITFSGLYFISHKDFQTNI; the protein is encoded by the coding sequence TTGCTGGGCATTGCCTTCTACACTTCACGAGGTGCCAGCAATGAATCATTTTTTATAGGCAAGAAAAGTTCCAAATGGTATTTGGTTGCCTACGGCATGATTGGCACCTCGCTGAGCGGCGTGACTTTTATGAGTGTTCCCGGTCGAGTGGATGCTAATCATTTCCGGTATTTGCAGATTGTCATTGGCTATGTTCTGGGTTATATCGTAGTAGCTAAAGTCTTGTTGCCACTATATTATCGTTTAAACCTGACCTCAATTTATACCTACCTAGATGAGCGATTTGGCAAAACCACCCACAAAACCGGTGCTGCATTTTTTCTGCTTTCGCGCACACTCGGCGCTTCGCTCAGAATATATCTGGTGCTGTATGTGCTACAGAAGTTTATGATGGACGAAATAAATGTTCCATTTTTCTTCACCACGTTCATTATTCTTTTGATGATTTTGCTCTACACCTTTAAAGGTGGTGTAAAAACCATTGTCTGGACCGATACCTTGCAAACTACATTTATGGTCTTGGCTTTGGTGATGACCATTTACCTGATCAACAGCGAATTGAAATTTTCTTTCGGCAGTTTGATGAGCACCTTGCAGGATAAAGATTATACTGAAATGTTCAGTTTCGACTGGAAATCAAAAAGTTTCTTCTTGAAGCAGATCATCGGTGGGGCTTTTATCACCATCGCCATGACCGGTTTGGATCAGGAAATGATGCAGAAAAATATCAGCATCCGCACACTGGGTGAAGCACAAAAAAACATGTATAGTTTTAGCGCCGTGTTGTTTCTAGTCAATATTCTATTCCTGATTCTCGGTGGGGCTTTATATGTATTTGCTTCGGCTAAGAATATTTCATTACCCGCGCAAACCGATGATATTTTTCCCATCGTTGCTTTGAATTATTTGCCTCCGGTGGCCGGTTTGGTTTTTATTATCGGTTTGATTTCAGCGCTTTTCCCAAGTGCCGATGGTGCAATGACCGCACTCACCTCTTCCTTTTGTATTGATGTCCTAGGCTTTAACGAACGCAAAGACTGGAGCGAAGAACAAAAACAACAGCGACGCAAACTGGTACATATTTCTGTCGCATTTATTTTCTTAGTGATTATCCTGATTTGCAAGGCGATCAACAATAAAGCCATTATTGATTTAGTGCTTGATCTGGCCTCCTATACTTATGGCCCTTTATTGGGACTCTTCATGTTTGGCGTGCTAACCAAAAGAAAAGTTACCGATAAACTGGTACCGGTGGTCTGTGTCCTTTCACCGGTTCTGAGTTTTGTATTAAACCTTGTTTCCGATAAAATCATTCCGGGATATTATATCGGATTAGAATTACTGCTCATCAATGGGCTGATTACTTTTTCGGGTTTGTACTTTATTTCTCACAAAGACTTCCAAACAAATATCTAA
- a CDS encoding TIGR00730 family Rossman fold protein: MKKKDWSELKADSSWRMFKIMSEFVDGFEKMERFGPCVSIFGSARTKPDNPYYQMAVKIGEGLAKEGFGIITGGGPGIMEAGNKGAKNVNGKSVGLHIELEHEQDWNHYIDADKLLMFKYFFARKVMFIRYAQAFVFMPGGFGTMDEMFEALTLIQTKKVDSVPVVFVGVKYWSGLLTWMKEKMLQEENNIHAKDLKLFSITDDPKEVVKTINSYYKKKGLKPNLRL; this comes from the coding sequence ATGAAAAAAAAGGATTGGTCAGAACTGAAAGCAGACTCCAGTTGGAGAATGTTTAAAATTATGAGTGAGTTTGTGGATGGATTTGAAAAGATGGAGCGCTTCGGTCCCTGTGTGTCCATTTTTGGCTCTGCCCGAACAAAACCGGATAACCCCTATTACCAAATGGCGGTAAAAATAGGCGAAGGGTTGGCAAAGGAAGGCTTTGGCATTATCACCGGTGGCGGTCCCGGCATTATGGAAGCGGGAAACAAGGGAGCAAAAAATGTGAACGGAAAATCGGTAGGCCTTCACATCGAACTGGAACACGAACAGGATTGGAATCATTATATTGACGCAGACAAGTTGCTGATGTTCAAATATTTCTTTGCCCGCAAGGTGATGTTCATCCGCTATGCGCAAGCCTTTGTTTTTATGCCCGGCGGTTTTGGAACAATGGATGAAATGTTTGAAGCCCTGACACTGATTCAAACAAAAAAAGTGGACTCGGTGCCCGTAGTTTTTGTCGGTGTAAAATATTGGAGTGGCTTGCTGACTTGGATGAAAGAAAAGATGTTGCAAGAGGAAAATAATATTCATGCCAAAGACCTCAAACTCTTCAGCATCACCGATGACCCAAAGGAAGTAGTTAAAACCATCAATAGTTATTATAAGAAGAAGGGGTTAAAGCCCAACTTGCGCCTCTAG
- a CDS encoding M23 family metallopeptidase: MNALILYIFFLWHSFAKVEPEPVSYPQNYFASPTDLPLSLSGNFGEPRRLHFHTGMDIRTNGEEGHKVLAAAGGYVSRINVSGSGYGNALYITHPNGFNTVYGHLQRFSPIIMDRLRKEQYKKESFSVDINLSPKDITVKQGDLIAWSGNTGGSGGPHLHFEIRDSLEQIINPALFGYHLKDEMKPVVQYLKFYPLGDLKYKSDGYRSKVFSSEGVYRITGDVISLNSAEVGISVNTYDRMNNTENHVGIYSMKLYDGKSLLYEFRMDKFSFDEKRYVLSHTDYPIFMNEGRKTFHKCFVEPGNQCKIYSSLVKGGVLNLSDKKVHPIKIEVSDVAGNISIIEMNVKYDESSTLFKEKNFSYTTRFDYDHENEFSNQDIQLKIPAHCLFDQVYFNYTVSTSTDTNIFSKIHQVDKSTTQVFNWFNISIKTENLNPALADKALIVYKDGANPVAPRGGKYANGYISSKSREFGTYFIRIDNTPPRITPLNVSTGKNMRVYKKLLFRLTDNLSGVEDFDTYLDEKWTLTEYDAKSSTLTHTLNQNLSVGNHTFKVVATDERKNKTEFSIKFKM, from the coding sequence ATGAACGCGTTGATTCTCTACATTTTTTTTCTCTGGCATTCTTTTGCAAAAGTAGAACCGGAACCGGTTTCCTATCCTCAAAACTATTTTGCCTCTCCGACTGATTTGCCCCTATCACTTTCCGGCAACTTCGGCGAGCCTCGCCGTTTGCATTTTCATACGGGGATGGATATTCGCACCAACGGCGAGGAAGGACACAAAGTGCTGGCTGCCGCCGGGGGATATGTTTCGAGAATTAATGTTTCCGGCTCCGGTTATGGAAATGCGCTTTACATTACACATCCTAATGGGTTCAACACAGTTTATGGTCATTTGCAGCGCTTCTCTCCAATCATTATGGACAGGTTGCGCAAGGAACAATACAAAAAAGAATCTTTTTCGGTAGATATAAATCTAAGCCCTAAAGATATAACCGTAAAGCAAGGTGACCTGATTGCCTGGAGCGGAAATACCGGTGGTTCCGGTGGCCCGCACTTGCATTTTGAAATCAGGGATTCATTGGAGCAAATTATAAATCCGGCCTTATTCGGCTATCATCTGAAGGATGAAATGAAACCGGTGGTTCAATATCTGAAGTTTTATCCCCTAGGCGATTTAAAATATAAAAGTGACGGCTATCGAAGCAAGGTGTTTAGTAGCGAAGGTGTTTATCGGATAACCGGTGATGTCATCTCTCTTAATTCAGCAGAAGTAGGAATTTCGGTCAATACTTATGACCGGATGAACAACACCGAAAACCACGTCGGCATTTATTCCATGAAATTGTATGACGGAAAGTCGCTCCTCTATGAATTTCGAATGGATAAATTTTCCTTTGATGAAAAGAGATACGTTCTAAGCCATACAGATTATCCCATTTTTATGAATGAGGGACGCAAGACATTTCATAAATGTTTTGTGGAGCCCGGCAATCAATGCAAGATTTATTCATCGTTAGTGAAAGGAGGAGTGCTGAACCTTTCAGATAAAAAGGTTCATCCTATCAAGATAGAAGTAAGCGATGTGGCAGGGAATATTTCTATTATTGAAATGAACGTGAAGTATGATGAATCTAGCACACTGTTTAAAGAAAAGAACTTCTCCTACACCACCCGATTTGATTACGATCACGAAAACGAATTTTCAAATCAAGATATCCAACTAAAGATTCCAGCTCATTGTCTTTTTGATCAGGTATATTTCAACTATACGGTTTCTACATCTACCGACACTAATATCTTTTCAAAAATACATCAAGTGGATAAGAGCACTACTCAAGTTTTCAACTGGTTCAATATTTCCATTAAAACCGAAAATCTAAATCCAGCCTTAGCAGATAAGGCACTCATTGTTTATAAAGACGGAGCCAATCCGGTGGCTCCACGCGGAGGGAAGTATGCGAACGGATATATCAGCTCAAAAAGTCGAGAGTTTGGCACCTATTTTATTCGTATAGATAATACCCCTCCACGCATCACCCCATTGAACGTGAGCACAGGAAAAAATATGCGAGTGTATAAGAAGCTCCTATTCCGATTGACCGACAATTTATCCGGTGTCGAAGATTTCGATACCTATCTGGACGAGAAATGGACGCTGACAGAATATGATGCCAAATCTTCTACACTGACACACACTTTAAATCAAAACTTATCTGTCGGAAATCATACTTTTAAAGTCGTTGCGACGGACGAACGAAAGAACAAAACGGAATTCAGTATAAAATTCAAAATGTAA
- the bcp gene encoding thioredoxin-dependent thiol peroxidase, with translation MITLKEGDQAPAIKALDHNGDVVTLKQFLGKKIILYFYPADDTPACTNEACNFRDHFPLLRKKGYEVIGVSPDSAISHQKFIQKYKLPFILIADEHKKVINDYGVWGLKKLYGREYMGIHRTTFVIDEKGRIEKIVRRVLSKIATEQVLKPK, from the coding sequence ATGATTACATTAAAAGAAGGAGATCAGGCACCGGCCATTAAGGCTTTGGATCATAACGGCGACGTTGTAACGCTCAAGCAATTTCTAGGCAAAAAAATTATTCTCTATTTTTATCCGGCAGACGACACCCCTGCTTGTACCAACGAAGCCTGCAACTTTCGCGACCATTTTCCCCTCTTGAGAAAGAAGGGCTATGAGGTTATCGGTGTCAGTCCTGACTCAGCGATATCACATCAGAAGTTTATACAGAAATATAAACTGCCCTTTATTTTGATTGCCGACGAGCATAAGAAAGTGATTAACGACTACGGGGTTTGGGGATTAAAGAAATTATATGGACGAGAATACATGGGTATTCATCGCACCACCTTTGTGATTGATGAAAAAGGAAGAATTGAAAAAATAGTCAGGAGAGTGCTTTCAAAAATTGCCACTGAACAAGTTTTGAAACCCAAGTAA
- a CDS encoding T9SS type A sorting domain-containing protein, translating to MKPKTIFSILLLTITSAFINSNYLYSEKSSPPAGSSGEPPDFETCVQEECHSGPAQASSLDNLLLLIGTGFTPTDTINLPSPTFQYVPNTAYNISFLLSSFTGRYGFQIVALDSMQNRAGIFTATDNINTEISSIGTRQYMGHKDANTYKNWKFRWTSPGLATGPVTFYFAYNTANANDSSTGDFIYTGKTTIVPDVQNSVEHISDNFSSLDLFPNPFSDQLHVSFSSKNKNNTVSMYVYTLDGRLVNQMTDASINSEAYHCIWNLSNLAPGIYFLKIVSGGSAKVEKILKT from the coding sequence ATGAAACCAAAAACCATATTCAGCATCCTCCTATTGACGATCACATCCGCCTTCATCAATTCCAATTATCTTTATTCTGAAAAATCTTCTCCTCCCGCTGGAAGTTCGGGGGAACCTCCTGATTTTGAAACATGCGTTCAGGAGGAATGTCACTCCGGACCGGCACAGGCTTCCTCCTTAGATAATTTATTGCTTCTAATCGGAACGGGGTTCACTCCTACCGATACTATTAATTTGCCTAGCCCCACATTTCAATATGTTCCCAACACGGCTTATAACATTTCTTTTCTTCTGAGTTCCTTCACCGGTAGATATGGCTTTCAAATAGTAGCGCTGGACTCGATGCAAAATCGAGCTGGCATCTTTACTGCTACCGACAATATCAATACTGAAATAAGTAGCATCGGCACCCGACAGTACATGGGACATAAAGATGCCAATACTTATAAAAACTGGAAATTCCGTTGGACCTCACCGGGGCTTGCGACCGGGCCGGTAACGTTTTATTTTGCATACAACACTGCTAACGCCAATGATAGTTCTACAGGAGATTTTATTTACACCGGTAAGACCACGATTGTTCCAGACGTTCAAAATAGTGTCGAACATATCTCAGACAATTTTTCATCCCTTGATTTATTTCCGAATCCTTTCTCTGATCAATTGCATGTATCCTTTTCATCAAAGAATAAAAACAATACCGTTTCAATGTATGTATATACATTGGATGGACGCTTAGTAAATCAAATGACCGATGCAAGTATAAATTCAGAAGCCTATCATTGCATTTGGAATCTTAGCAACTTGGCGCCAGGAATATATTTTCTTAAAATAGTGTCTGGTGGATCTGCGAAAGTTGAAAAAATATTAAAGACCTGA
- a CDS encoding T9SS type A sorting domain-containing protein, which yields MKKVLTLFAMILMLGVSAQKYQVRPADVHVLSQIASRAVADTLLWNVNGPPQLYLLPNPLNPTQGIGYVAGTDNLASVFPPDQGSITVEDAQIFMSKNKIKVLGAKFTFGSVKYVSNDTNSKVVFKLFKLDGNFINYNAEVVPGPSTVVSAVEMPIRDVKQLISGQETLFSGAQNIIFPTPLTIDPATADSGYVIGFDISQLSPLDTLGLFTSTINGPVIPERSLVRFLGNTLFNSFKDTLDYGGWGANVDLAIFPIVDPNQYRDDVATICSGDSFNFNGNLVAVQGTYVDTFSAAPLSNYDTIVTLQLTVAPALDKTIEAMGDTLNANQTGAIYQWINCTDNSAIAGETFRTFIVPQDGQYKVLITKGGCTTVSACVAVGNVGIHESNSLGFILKPNPARGVCTLYTGDIAMETWSAALYNVQGQMLKVLAENQNSTMVTFNTGEIMRGMYFIRLTDRSGKSGMKKLVVE from the coding sequence ATGAAAAAAGTTTTGACCCTTTTCGCAATGATATTGATGTTGGGTGTTTCCGCCCAAAAATATCAAGTCCGCCCTGCGGACGTACACGTTTTAAGCCAGATTGCTTCGAGAGCCGTTGCTGATACCTTATTGTGGAATGTGAATGGCCCGCCTCAATTGTACCTGCTGCCTAATCCACTAAATCCCACGCAGGGGATAGGTTATGTGGCAGGTACCGATAATTTGGCTTCCGTATTTCCCCCAGATCAAGGAAGTATCACTGTTGAGGATGCGCAAATTTTTATGAGTAAAAACAAGATAAAGGTGTTGGGTGCCAAATTTACCTTTGGTTCCGTAAAGTATGTTTCTAATGATACTAACTCCAAAGTGGTATTTAAGCTATTCAAGCTGGATGGGAATTTTATCAATTATAATGCCGAAGTGGTTCCCGGACCAAGCACGGTAGTCAGTGCAGTTGAAATGCCGATACGCGATGTGAAGCAATTAATTTCGGGGCAAGAAACGCTTTTCAGTGGGGCACAAAACATTATATTCCCTACTCCGTTAACCATTGACCCGGCCACGGCTGATTCAGGATACGTTATCGGGTTTGACATTTCACAATTGTCTCCTTTGGATACTTTGGGTTTGTTTACTTCGACTATAAATGGTCCGGTGATTCCGGAGCGTTCTCTGGTTCGGTTTTTAGGAAATACACTGTTCAATTCATTCAAAGACACCTTGGATTATGGCGGATGGGGTGCCAATGTGGATTTAGCCATTTTCCCGATTGTGGATCCAAATCAGTACCGAGATGATGTAGCCACCATTTGCAGTGGAGATTCATTTAATTTTAACGGCAATTTAGTTGCTGTTCAGGGCACATACGTTGATACATTTAGTGCTGCACCGCTGAGCAATTATGATACCATTGTTACACTCCAACTAACGGTGGCTCCGGCCTTGGACAAAACCATAGAAGCGATGGGAGATACGCTCAACGCCAATCAAACCGGGGCTATTTACCAGTGGATAAACTGTACAGATAATTCAGCAATCGCCGGCGAAACTTTCCGTACCTTCATTGTCCCTCAAGATGGTCAATACAAGGTCTTAATTACGAAAGGTGGATGTACCACTGTTTCAGCTTGTGTTGCGGTGGGTAATGTTGGTATTCATGAATCCAACAGTCTAGGATTTATCTTAAAGCCGAATCCTGCCCGTGGTGTTTGCACCCTATATACCGGTGATATAGCTATGGAGACATGGAGTGCAGCGCTTTATAATGTACAGGGGCAGATGTTGAAAGTCTTAGCCGAAAACCAGAACAGCACGATGGTTACATTTAATACCGGAGAGATTATGCGCGGGATGTATTTCATCCGATTGACTGATCGTTCAGGGAAATCTGGAATGAAAAAATTGGTGGTTGAGTAA
- a CDS encoding tetratricopeptide repeat protein — translation MSPDIAFFIFQSSFLCSMLNKLYFAAGIFSLFVVLSVFSSCKQCNQTQQPVEIKKDLSSNPPLEMLNQQIQLDSLNPLLYFKRAKLHEANNDLKSSATDMYLALMLDSLRPEYYLYASDIFKKMGEPQKGIALMEKAIATDSFNIHFYVKAAELAYIDTTMQGNYQTAMSYLNTAIDKDPQNADIYFYKGNVYKEAGDTLKALSSFQTATELNPKHYDAFVQIGLLLEKRKDKNASKYLDNAIRVGEKPEDALYAKANMYKEDAVDLQEEGKDAKAIEKYMIAIENFKKVIEVNHRNVEAYMGAAFSYYQMDSLDEAHRYYGLAYKLDPTYAGAYFSQGLVSEEMGRKQEAISLYQNCLNIDPNFKRASEHLKKLQVP, via the coding sequence ATGTCTCCGGACATCGCTTTTTTTATTTTTCAATCATCCTTTCTTTGCAGCATGTTGAACAAACTCTATTTTGCGGCAGGCATTTTCTCACTCTTTGTCGTGCTATCCGTTTTTTCTTCCTGTAAACAATGCAATCAAACTCAGCAGCCCGTAGAAATTAAAAAAGATTTAAGCTCTAACCCTCCATTGGAAATGCTCAACCAACAAATCCAATTAGATTCTTTAAATCCTTTGCTCTACTTCAAGCGGGCAAAGTTGCATGAAGCCAATAATGATTTGAAAAGCTCAGCTACCGATATGTATCTGGCTTTAATGCTTGATTCGCTCCGTCCCGAATATTATTTATACGCCTCGGATATCTTCAAAAAGATGGGCGAACCTCAAAAGGGAATAGCGCTGATGGAAAAAGCAATCGCAACCGATTCATTCAATATCCACTTTTATGTAAAGGCGGCAGAACTGGCATATATTGATACCACCATGCAAGGAAATTATCAAACAGCTATGTCCTATCTAAATACAGCCATTGACAAAGACCCGCAGAATGCCGACATCTACTTTTATAAAGGAAATGTTTACAAGGAAGCAGGCGATACCCTCAAAGCGCTTTCGTCTTTCCAAACCGCCACTGAGTTGAACCCCAAGCACTACGATGCCTTTGTTCAAATTGGTCTATTACTTGAAAAAAGAAAAGATAAAAATGCCTCCAAGTATTTAGACAATGCTATCAGGGTAGGTGAAAAGCCCGAAGATGCTCTGTATGCCAAAGCGAATATGTACAAAGAGGATGCTGTGGATTTACAAGAGGAGGGCAAAGATGCCAAAGCTATCGAAAAGTATATGATCGCTATTGAAAATTTCAAAAAAGTGATTGAAGTAAATCACCGAAATGTAGAGGCTTATATGGGAGCAGCCTTCAGTTATTACCAAATGGATTCATTGGATGAAGCCCACCGATATTATGGATTGGCATATAAGTTAGATCCTACTTATGCCGGCGCCTACTTCAGTCAGGGATTGGTGTCAGAGGAGATGGGAAGAAAGCAGGAAGCGATTTCACTCTATCAAAACTGCCTAAACATTGACCCGAATTTCAAACGGGCATCAGAACATTTAAAGAAATTACAAGTTCCATAG